The following proteins are co-located in the Apium graveolens cultivar Ventura chromosome 5, ASM990537v1, whole genome shotgun sequence genome:
- the LOC141661091 gene encoding LEAF RUST 10 DISEASE-RESISTANCE LOCUS RECEPTOR-LIKE PROTEIN KINASE-like 1.2: protein MKLLILRVCASINICLLCLPFESFCADRQYEECNKLRSCGNQTIRFPFYTEKISENCGYPGFELTCLNNEVLSLDISGNHLRITEVFYANNSFRVSNLLISRRSACRLSKIRNLSLPSDDRFQLLTTSYLLLLSNCTPNSEQMFSKYKLNCGQTEIDADWVLAMKTNDINLSNATEACQSLVVAPVREYTEDDDDTDYLKLIRNGFDLKWIAPNCSDCEASGGYCGYEGEPDNKFTCFCSDRPHSDSCGKSLYHPALA from the coding sequence ATGAAGCTTTTGATACTACGTGTATGTGCATCCATTAACATCTGTCTCCTTTGTTTACCATTCGAATCATTCTGCGCGGATAGACAATATGAGGAGTGCAACAAGCTCAGGTCCTGTGGAAACCAAACCATACGATTCCCATTTTATACtgaaaaaatttcagaaaattgtGGGTACCCGGGATTTGAACTTACCTGCTTAAACAATGAAGTCTTATCACTTGACATATCCGGAAACCATTTGAGAATTACTGAAGTATTCTACGCAAACAATTCTTTCCGTGTATCTAATCTTTTGATTTCAAGAAGAAGTGCCTGCAGACTTTCCAAAATTCGCAACTTAAGCTTGCCTAGTGATGATCGGTTTCAGCTTCTCACGACTTCATATCTACTTTTGTTATCAAATTGTACCCCGAACTCTGAACAGATGTTTTCCAAGTATAAACTTAATTGTGGTCAGACAGAAATTGACGCAGATTGGGTTCTGGCCATGAAGACAAATGATATAAACTTAAGTAACGCAACTGAAGCGTGCCAATCTTTAGTAGTGGCACCAGTACGTGAGTATACTGAAGATGATGATGACACTGATTATCTGAAGTTGATTAGGAATGGATTTGATCTGAAGTGGATTGCCCCCAATTGCAGCGACTGTGAGGCTAGTGGTGGGTACTGCGGATACGAAGGTGAGCCTGACAATAAATTCACGTGTTTCTGCTCCGATAGACCACACTCTGATAGTTGTGGTAAGAGTCTATATCATCCTGCTCTTGCATAG
- the LOC141661945 gene encoding PR5-like receptor kinase produces MILMAAGTLAAGLLITAVLLFCFWSKCSSIKYLILSKSVRDDREKVEAFLKLHGNHTPKRFRYKDIKKMTQSFKSKLGQGGYGGVYKGNLPDNSAVAVKILNTSKSNGEEFLNEVASISRTSHVNIVSLIGFCFEGSKRALVYEYMPNGSLEKFISNGKSSSVQLGWHTLSEIALGIARGLEYLHRGCSIRILHFDIKPHNILLDEEFCPKISDFGLAKLCLGKESIISMQHMRGTPGYIAPEVFSRNFGGVSHKSDVYSYGMMILEMVGAKTNTQEEINNCSSEKYFPNWIYDRLELNADQMGLDDISNEVENQSTKKLLIVGLWCIQTHPSERPSMKGVLEMLEGNVESLKIPTRPFLESTIEPLDTISTT; encoded by the coding sequence ATGATTTTAATGGCAGCGGGCACTTTGGCTGCTGGGCTGCTGATTACAGCAGTTCTGTTATTTTGTTTCTGGAGTAAGTGCTCATCAATAAAATATCTGATATTATCAAAAAGTGTAAGAGATGACCGTGAAAAGGTTGAAGCTTTCCTGAAGTTGCATGGAAATCACACTCCTAAAAGATTTAGATATAAGGATATTAAGAAAATGACGCAGTCTTTCAAATCCAAGCTAGGCCAAGGAGGTTATGGTGGTGTTTACAAAGGCAACTTACCAGATAACAGTGCTGTGGCGGTGAAGATTCTGAATACCTCAAAAAGCAATGGAGAAGAATTTCTCAATGAGGTTGCAAGCATTAGCAGGACCTCTCATGTCAATATTGTCAGTCTCATAGGTTTTTGTTTTGAGGGTTCTAAAAGAGCTTTGGTCTACGAGTATATGCCTAATGGATCTTTGGAAAAGTTTATATCAAACGGGAAATCCTCATCAGTGCAACTGGGATGGCACACACTAAGTGAAATTGCACTTGGAATTGCTAGAGGGTTAGAGTACTTGCATCGAGGTTGCAGCATACGAATTTTGCACTTTGACATTAAACCTCATAACATTCTTTTAGATGAAGAGTTTTGCCCAAAAATATCAGACTTTGGGCTTGCCAAATTATGTTTAGGAAAAGAGAGTATCATATCAATGCAACACATGAGAGGAACACCAGGGTACATTGCACCAGAAGTATTTTCAAGAAACTTTGGAGGGGTATCTCACAAGTCTGATGTATATAGTTATGGAATGATGATCTTAGAAATGGTTGGAGCCAAAACCAATACACAGGAAGAAATTAATAACTGTAGCAGTGAAAAGTACTTCCCCAATTGGATATATGATCGCCTTGAGCTGAATGCTGATCAAATGGGGCTAGATGACATCTCCAATGAGGTAGAAAACCAAAGTACAAAAAAATTGCTGATAGTTGGGTTGTGGTGCATCCAAACTCATCCTTCAGAAAGACCATCTATGAAGGGGGTATTAGAAATGTTAGAAGGGAATGTGGAGTCCCTGAAAATCCCAACCAGGCCCTTCTTAGAGTCCACAATAGAGCCTCTAGATACTATTTCAACGACATAG
- the LOC141661946 gene encoding putative F-box protein At3g16210 produces the protein MSASKLLKDIPDDIVSKILLPLSVNDLLRCKSVCKSWLSILSDPRFVKSQLAFSNETSDDRSCIAHTYTQGDDSDTTMSLVNLDSGQLVADLDFPFPQDEFPYMPPSLVCLVGSACGIVCVRCSYHSIFDIYLWNPAIKMSKLIPDGNIRGDDQQRVVLGFGFNSIADDFKGRDDQTH, from the exons ATGAGTGCATCGAAACTGCTTAAAGACATTCCTGATGATATAGTATCCAAAATTCTCCTACCCCTGTCTGTCAATGATTTACTTCGATGCAAATCAGTTTGTAAATCCTGGCTCTCAATTCTCTCAGACCCTCGTTTTGTCAAATCACAACTCGCATTCTCAAATGAAACATCTGATGATCGATCTTGCATCGCTCACACCTACACTCAAGGCGATGACTCGGACACCACAATGTCACTGGTGAACCTCGATTCTGGTCAACTTGTTGCTGATCTGGACTTTCCTTTTCCTCAAGATGAGTTTCCGTATATGCCTCCCTCTTTAGTATGTCTTGTTGGTTCTGCTTGCGGTATTGTCTGTGTTCGCTGCAGTTATCATAGTATATTTGACATTTACCTTTGGAATCCTGCTATTAAGATGTCAAAACTTATTCCTGACGGTAATATACGTGGTGATGATCAGCAGAGAGTGGTTTTAGGCTTTGGTTTTAATTCGATTGCTGATGATTTTAAG GGGAGGGATGATCAGACCCACTAA